A region of the Streptococcus suis genome:
CAGCTACCGGCTTCTCGCTCACGCTATTCATACCTTTGAAGAAATTATAGCCCATCGCTACAATCACTAGTGCTATAGCAAGCAATACGGAACCAATAAAGCGCTTGAAACCACCCTTTTTACGAGCTTTTTTAGGTTTAGGTACCTTCGCTTTGGGCTCGATACGAGGAGACTGAAACCGTTGAGGTTTGGCTTGTCTTGTTTTTCTGGATTTACGTTCAGGATAGCGAGGCAACAGTTCCTCTTGCTCATCACCCTCTTCAAAATAATCTTCCTCGAAGTCATCTTCATAAGCCGTTGGTGTAAAGCTACGTAGAGATTGCCTTGGACTTCCATGCCGTTCTCTCAACTCTTTTTTATATAATAGATAATCCAACTCGCGACTTTCTTTGTCATTTAAGTAGTGGATATTTTTTTGCAAATAATCTAACCTCAATTGTTCATGATGGGTTAGGATATTATTGTTTTTATTCATCTGTCTTCATCCTAGCTGGTCATATAGACCAGGTAATTCCCTAGTACTTTATAGGTTATATCTAAACTAGTCAATTCTTTTTGAGAATAGGCTAATAATTCCTCAGACTGATTGTCCAGATCCAGTATGAAAAAATACTCACCCAAAGCCGTTTTCAGGGGTCGGCTTTCTATTTTTGTTAAGCTGATTCCTCTCCATGAGAAAACAGACATTGCCTTATACAAGGCTCCTGGCAGGTTATCTGGCAATGTCAATGCAAGACTAACTTTTTTAGCTACTTGTTCCAGGGCAATAGACGGAGCCTTATCCCCCAAAATCCAAAAACGTGTAAAATTCTCGCTGATTTCCTGGATGTCTTGCGCAATTACTTCCAGTCCATATTCAACTGCTGCCGCTTGCGGAGCAATTGCCGCGAATGGTTGTTCAGGGTGTTCTGCCACAAAGCGAGCAGCATAGGCTGTACTAGCTGTTATTTCAATACGAGCCTGAGGAAAATGTTCCTGAATATATTTCTTCCCCTGAGCAATTGCCTGCGGATGAGAATAAATGACCTCTACAGCCTTATCGGCACTCGTGGCTAACAGTTGTTGGGCAATCGGTTGAACAATCTCTGCAACCGCATGAATCTCCGCCTGATGAAAGAGATAGTCAATCGTTTCATGAACACTACCTTCAATCGAGTTCTCTACTGGAATAACGGAATAGGTAACTTCCCCCGTTTCGTAGGCCTTGATAACCTCTGTAATCGTTTCAAAAGCCTGCAAATCCGCAGTCGGAAAGGCCTGCTGGGCCACTTGATGTGTAAAAGAACCACGAGGTCCTAGATAGGCTACTTGCATAAAATTT
Encoded here:
- a CDS encoding prephenate dehydratase; translation: MQVAYLGPRGSFTHQVAQQAFPTADLQAFETITEVIKAYETGEVTYSVIPVENSIEGSVHETIDYLFHQAEIHAVAEIVQPIAQQLLATSADKAVEVIYSHPQAIAQGKKYIQEHFPQARIEITASTAYAARFVAEHPEQPFAAIAPQAAAVEYGLEVIAQDIQEISENFTRFWILGDKAPSIALEQVAKKVSLALTLPDNLPGALYKAMSVFSWRGISLTKIESRPLKTALGEYFFILDLDNQSEELLAYSQKELTSLDITYKVLGNYLVYMTS